The Pseudomonas parafulva genome window below encodes:
- the orn gene encoding oligoribonuclease, with the protein MHNPQNLIWIDLEMTGLDPDTDVIIEMATIVTDSELNTLAEGPVIAIHHSDEVLARMDEWNTRTHGASGLTQRVRESRIDMAQAQAQTLAFLEQWVPKGKSPICGNSICQDRRFLYRHMPELESYFHYRNLDVSTLKELAARWAPHVRDSFQKGGTHLALDDIRESIAELRHYRQHFIKV; encoded by the coding sequence ATGCACAACCCACAGAACCTGATCTGGATCGATCTGGAGATGACCGGCCTGGACCCGGACACCGATGTCATCATCGAAATGGCCACCATTGTCACCGACAGCGAGCTGAACACCTTGGCCGAAGGCCCGGTGATCGCCATCCACCACAGCGATGAGGTGCTGGCGCGCATGGACGAGTGGAACACCCGCACCCACGGCGCCTCGGGCCTGACCCAGCGCGTGCGCGAGAGCCGCATCGACATGGCCCAAGCCCAGGCGCAGACCCTGGCGTTCCTCGAGCAGTGGGTGCCCAAGGGCAAGTCGCCGATCTGCGGCAACAGCATCTGCCAGGACCGGCGCTTCCTCTATCGCCACATGCCTGAGCTCGAAAGCTACTTCCACTACCGCAACCTGGATGTCTCCACGCTCAAGGAGCTGGCTGCGCGTTGGGCGCCGCACGTGCGCGACAGCTTCCAGAAGGGCGGAACGCACCTGGCCCTGGACGACATCCGCGAGTCGATCGCCGAGTTGCGCCACTACCGCCAACATTTCATCAAGGTCTGA
- a CDS encoding trimeric intracellular cation channel family protein codes for MMLLLLYLIAITAEAMTGALSAGRRGMDWFGVVLIACITALGGGSVRDVLLGHYPLTWVKHPEYLVLTSFAALLTIFIAPLMRHLRTLFLVLDALGLVAFTLIGCMTALEMGQGMLVASISGVITGVFGGILRDIFCNDIPLVFRRELYASVSFAAAWFYLGCVYFQVPAEQAMLLTLFGGFLLRLLAIRFHWEMPKFHYNDER; via the coding sequence ATCATGCTGTTGTTGCTCTATCTGATCGCGATCACGGCCGAGGCCATGACCGGTGCGCTGTCCGCTGGGCGGCGTGGTATGGACTGGTTTGGCGTGGTGCTGATCGCCTGCATCACCGCCCTGGGCGGCGGGTCGGTGCGTGATGTGCTGCTCGGGCACTACCCGCTGACCTGGGTGAAACATCCCGAGTACCTGGTGCTCACCAGCTTCGCCGCCTTGCTGACCATTTTCATCGCGCCGTTGATGCGCCATCTGCGCACGCTGTTTCTGGTGCTCGATGCGCTGGGGTTGGTGGCGTTCACCCTGATCGGCTGCATGACGGCACTGGAAATGGGCCAGGGCATGCTGGTGGCGTCGATCAGCGGGGTGATTACCGGGGTGTTCGGTGGGATCTTGCGCGACATCTTCTGCAACGACATCCCACTGGTGTTTCGCCGTGAGTTGTACGCCAGCGTGTCGTTCGCGGCGGCCTGGTTCTATTTGGGCTGCGTGTACTTTCAGGTGCCGGCCGAGCAGGCGATGCTGTTGACGCTGTTCGGCGGTTTTCTGTTGCGGCTACTGGCGATCCGCTTTCACTGGGAAATGCCCAAGTTTCATTACAACGATGAGCGATGA